The following proteins come from a genomic window of Nitrospirota bacterium:
- a CDS encoding dihydroorotate dehydrogenase electron transfer subunit — protein sequence MSSAAPVSRSFRAEIVENSSRGNSFKLLAVTPLTGTISPEPGQFYMLQAADSYDPLLKRPFSIFESAGEQLKFLYRIRGKGTLSLSRLKEGARITIIGPLGNSYPDPQGDFIAVAGGVGIASLFPLLSKHAGKAHLFYGARNSDELVFATESGTLVKGISIATDDGSAGEKGFITEHLRHCLGALPGPAHRLPVYACGPTPMLKAVAQMAHERGLSCYVSLEEHMACGIGACLGCMVKTVSGQKRVCKEGPVFEAGDVVW from the coding sequence TTGTCTAGCGCAGCGCCCGTATCGCGATCCTTCAGAGCGGAGATCGTCGAGAACAGCTCCCGGGGGAACTCCTTCAAGCTTTTGGCGGTAACGCCGCTCACCGGGACCATCTCGCCAGAACCCGGGCAGTTCTATATGCTCCAGGCTGCGGACAGCTACGATCCTCTCCTGAAGCGCCCCTTCAGCATTTTCGAGAGCGCGGGCGAGCAGCTGAAATTCCTCTATCGCATACGGGGAAAAGGGACGCTGTCGCTCTCCCGCCTCAAAGAAGGCGCGCGCATCACTATAATAGGCCCCCTGGGAAACAGCTATCCCGATCCGCAGGGCGATTTCATCGCTGTTGCCGGGGGGGTAGGCATAGCCTCGCTCTTTCCTCTCCTGAGTAAACATGCAGGGAAAGCGCATCTTTTTTATGGGGCGAGGAACAGCGATGAGCTGGTCTTCGCGACGGAATCGGGAACGCTGGTAAAGGGCATATCGATAGCTACCGATGATGGCTCTGCGGGAGAGAAAGGCTTCATAACAGAGCACCTGCGGCACTGCCTGGGTGCTCTGCCCGGCCCCGCTCATCGTCTTCCGGTCTACGCCTGCGGACCCACCCCCATGCTTAAGGCGGTGGCCCAAATGGCACATGAGAGAGGACTGTCCTGCTACGTCTCGCTCGAGGAGCATATGGCCTGCGGCATCGGCGCGTGTCTCGGCTGCATGGTGAAGACCGTATCGGGGCAGAAGAGGGTCTGCAAAGAGGGGCCCGTATTCGAGGCCGGGGACGTTGTATGGTGA
- a CDS encoding dihydroorotate dehydrogenase: MVNLSVKIGSLALKNPVMTASGTFGYGEEYAEFFDLNELGAIVVKGLSVTPRQGNPTPRIVETPAGMLNAIGLQNIGIKAFIQDKLPFLRRFATPVIANFFGDTINEYVRAAEELSAAGGVHALEMNISCPNKQAGWIVFGTDPKTMEQVVSAVRKTTSLPLIVKLSPNVTDIGCMARVAEQCGADAVSVINTLTGMVVDIKKRRPVLANATGGLSGPAIRPIAVRMVWEVYKAVKIPVIGMGGIMTARDALEFFIAGARAIAVGTANFINPVAPVEIRNGIAEFLREEGLSDINDIVGSLSITPKT; this comes from the coding sequence ATGGTGAACCTTTCCGTCAAGATCGGCTCGTTGGCGCTGAAGAACCCGGTGATGACCGCATCGGGCACCTTCGGGTACGGCGAGGAGTACGCCGAGTTTTTCGATCTGAACGAGCTGGGCGCCATTGTGGTCAAAGGGCTCTCGGTCACTCCGCGCCAGGGGAATCCGACTCCCCGGATCGTCGAGACCCCTGCAGGGATGCTCAATGCCATAGGCCTCCAGAATATCGGGATCAAAGCGTTCATTCAGGATAAGCTTCCCTTTCTGCGCCGGTTCGCCACGCCCGTCATCGCCAACTTCTTCGGAGATACGATCAATGAATACGTGCGGGCTGCCGAAGAGCTCAGTGCCGCCGGAGGCGTGCACGCACTCGAGATGAACATCTCCTGCCCCAACAAGCAGGCCGGCTGGATCGTCTTCGGCACCGATCCGAAGACCATGGAGCAGGTGGTCAGCGCAGTGAGAAAGACGACCTCGCTGCCGTTGATCGTGAAGCTTTCTCCCAATGTAACCGATATCGGCTGCATGGCGAGGGTTGCCGAGCAGTGCGGCGCGGATGCAGTATCCGTCATCAACACCCTTACCGGGATGGTGGTGGATATAAAAAAGAGGAGGCCGGTGCTCGCCAATGCCACGGGCGGGCTGTCGGGCCCGGCTATTCGTCCCATTGCGGTGCGCATGGTCTGGGAGGTGTACAAAGCGGTCAAGATTCCGGTAATCGGCATGGGAGGGATCATGACTGCCCGGGATGCCCTGGAGTTCTTCATCGCGGGGGCGCGGGCCATTGCCGTCGGCACCGCGAACTTCATCAATCCTGTCGCCCCTGTCGAGATCCGCAACGGCATCGCCGAATTCCTCCGGGAAGAGGGCCTCTCCGACATCAATGATATCGTCGGCAGCCTTTCGATAACGCCTAAAACGTAG
- a CDS encoding SAM-dependent chlorinase/fluorinase, translated as MSDDRIITLTTDFGLKDPFVGEMKGAVLTIHRPAILVDITHEITSHDIREGAFVIGSSYRYFPSGTIHVAVVDPGVGSERRPIIVEADGHCFVGPDNGIFSFPLSLFPDARVFHSTEERYMLAQESPTFQGRDIFAPVAAWLAKGTKVEELGPRINDPEVFSLPLPRIEGETVTGEVISIDKFGNAITTITKNDLSSFGDRYSAALNGTPVSPLKYYGEARDRNLHCLINSSGYLELFVALGSAAALFSIKRGDRVVVRPG; from the coding sequence ATGAGCGATGACCGCATCATAACGCTGACCACCGACTTCGGCCTCAAAGACCCCTTTGTCGGCGAGATGAAGGGAGCGGTCCTGACGATCCACCGGCCGGCCATTCTTGTGGATATCACTCACGAAATCACCTCGCACGACATACGTGAGGGCGCCTTTGTGATCGGCAGCAGCTACCGTTATTTTCCGTCCGGGACGATTCATGTCGCCGTTGTCGATCCCGGTGTCGGCTCCGAACGGAGGCCGATCATCGTCGAGGCTGATGGCCATTGCTTTGTGGGACCCGACAACGGGATATTCTCATTCCCCCTTTCTCTCTTCCCTGACGCCAGGGTGTTTCATAGTACGGAGGAGCGTTATATGCTCGCACAAGAGAGCCCGACCTTCCAGGGGCGGGATATCTTTGCCCCGGTCGCAGCGTGGCTGGCGAAAGGTACGAAGGTCGAGGAGCTCGGTCCCCGGATCAATGACCCGGAGGTCTTCTCCCTCCCGCTGCCCCGCATCGAAGGGGAAACCGTAACAGGAGAAGTGATAAGCATCGACAAGTTCGGCAATGCCATTACTACTATAACGAAAAACGATCTCTCCTCGTTCGGCGACCGGTACAGCGCAGCGCTCAATGGTACGCCGGTATCGCCGCTGAAGTACTACGGCGAGGCACGGGACCGTAATCTCCACTGCCTCATCAACAGCTCGGGATACCTCGAGCTCTTCGTGGCCCTCGGGAGCGCAGCCGCGCTCTTCTCTATCAAGAGAGGCGATCGTGTCGTGGTCCGTCCGGGATAA
- the thiS gene encoding sulfur carrier protein ThiS — protein sequence MRVTINGEAQETAATTVAGLLRELKVAPERVAVEVNLTIVKRADFEQYTLNEGDTVEIVNFVGGGGAWEMHWLSRV from the coding sequence ATGAGAGTGACCATCAACGGTGAGGCGCAAGAGACAGCAGCGACGACCGTAGCCGGACTGCTCAGGGAGCTCAAGGTCGCTCCCGAGAGGGTCGCCGTCGAGGTGAACCTCACGATCGTCAAGAGAGCCGATTTCGAGCAGTATACGCTCAATGAGGGCGATACCGTAGAGATAGTGAATTTCGTCGGAGGTGGAGGAGCATGGGAGATGCACTGGTTATCAAGGGTATAG
- a CDS encoding thiazole synthase — protein MGDALVIKGIEFRSRLWVGTGKYKDFDETKRAVEASGADVVTVAVRRVNITDRKSENLLDYIDPKKYKILPNTAGCYTVEDALRYSRLAREAGVSDMIKLEVIGDEKTLFPDTIGLLKATEILAKEGFIVFPYTNDDPIMAKRLEDAGAAAVMPLGAPIGSGLGLRNPYNIKIILEFSKVPVIVDAGVGTASDATIAMELGCDAVLINTAIASAKDPITMAEAMKHATLAGRLAYRAGRIGKKLYATASSPLEGML, from the coding sequence ATGGGAGATGCACTGGTTATCAAGGGTATAGAGTTCAGGTCGCGGCTCTGGGTCGGCACCGGCAAGTACAAGGACTTCGATGAGACGAAGCGCGCTGTCGAGGCCTCGGGCGCCGATGTCGTGACCGTTGCGGTGCGGCGGGTCAATATAACGGACCGGAAGTCCGAGAACCTGCTCGATTACATCGATCCCAAGAAGTACAAGATACTTCCCAATACCGCCGGATGCTATACGGTCGAGGACGCGCTCCGCTATTCACGGCTCGCGCGCGAGGCAGGCGTTTCGGATATGATCAAGCTCGAGGTGATCGGCGATGAAAAGACGCTCTTTCCCGATACCATAGGCCTCCTGAAGGCGACGGAGATCCTCGCGAAGGAGGGCTTCATCGTATTCCCGTATACGAACGACGACCCGATCATGGCGAAGCGCCTGGAAGACGCCGGTGCTGCGGCGGTTATGCCGCTCGGCGCTCCTATCGGCTCGGGACTCGGCCTGCGCAATCCTTACAATATAAAGATCATTCTCGAGTTTTCGAAGGTGCCGGTCATCGTCGATGCCGGTGTCGGGACAGCGTCGGATGCGACGATCGCCATGGAGCTCGGCTGCGATGCGGTGCTCATCAATACCGCAATTGCAAGCGCGAAGGATCCCATCACCATGGCAGAGGCGATGAAACACGCCACCCTTGCGGGGCGGCTGGCCTACAGAGCAGGCCGCATCGGCAAGAAGCTCTATGCAACGGCGAGCAGCCCTCTCGAAGGGATGCTCTAA
- the thiE gene encoding thiamine phosphate synthase: protein MTRKRSIEFRLYLITDRALFPDTTALLRAVEMALRAGVKAVQLREKDLPTRPLLDLAHRMRELTSRFRARLFINDRADIALCTDADGVHLGQSSMPPSAVRGIVGERMLIGVSTHGVDELVAAEREGADFVTYGPLYATPSKLRYGAPVGVGSLKEVIVRTPMPVFGIGGIKKEMIKDVMASGAHGVALISGILGVRDITSAAEQYLNLVGERV from the coding sequence GTGACAAGGAAACGGTCCATAGAGTTCAGGCTTTACCTGATCACCGATAGAGCGCTGTTTCCCGATACAACGGCATTGCTCCGGGCTGTCGAGATGGCGCTGAGGGCCGGGGTCAAAGCGGTGCAGCTGCGCGAGAAAGACCTGCCGACGAGACCGCTGCTCGACCTGGCGCACCGCATGCGGGAGCTGACGAGCCGGTTCAGAGCGCGGCTCTTCATAAACGACAGAGCGGATATCGCGCTCTGTACCGATGCCGACGGCGTTCACCTGGGGCAGTCGAGCATGCCTCCGTCAGCAGTAAGAGGCATTGTCGGAGAGCGCATGCTCATAGGCGTCTCGACGCATGGCGTCGATGAACTCGTTGCTGCGGAGAGAGAGGGAGCCGATTTCGTTACCTACGGTCCGTTGTACGCCACGCCCTCGAAGCTGCGCTACGGCGCGCCGGTGGGAGTGGGATCACTGAAGGAGGTCATCGTGCGTACGCCCATGCCGGTGTTCGGCATCGGGGGGATCAAGAAAGAGATGATAAAGGATGTGATGGCGTCCGGAGCTCATGGTGTCGCCCTCATCAGCGGCATCCTGGGCGTCCGTGACATCACGAGCGCTGCAGAACAATATCTGAACCTAGTGGGAGAGCGGGTATGA
- the thiC gene encoding phosphomethylpyrimidine synthase ThiC, with product MTTRIEQAKKGTITEEMRAVAAAEGISPERLAMDIAEGVTVISRNALHDIAPLGIGRGLRTKINANIGTSKDRIDYEEELRKLDVLVKYGADAVMDLSTGGAIKDLRAALIARSPVAVGTVPIYEAVVRAVEQYGKISKLSADDLFEVIEDHARAGVDFVTVHCGITQRAIARLREDRRILDVVSRGGAFLLEWMIYNDRENPLYEQYDRLLEMSRKYDLTLSLGDGFRPGCLADATDRSQLEELLTLGELRDRALAAGVQTIIEGPGHVPLNQVELNIKMQKEICKGAPFYVLGPLVTDIAMGYDHIAAAIGGAIAGAAGADFLCYVTPAEHIKLPDLEDVREGVIASKIAAHAADIAKGVPGAIEKDRKMARCRKHLDWEGQIALSLNPDKVREWRNLVPPREKEVCSMCGEFCAIKTVERALQGK from the coding sequence ATGACGACAAGAATAGAGCAGGCGAAGAAAGGCACTATCACCGAAGAAATGAGAGCGGTTGCCGCTGCCGAGGGCATCTCTCCCGAACGGCTGGCGATGGATATCGCCGAGGGAGTTACCGTGATCTCGCGCAATGCGCTCCATGACATAGCGCCGTTGGGCATCGGCAGGGGATTGCGGACGAAGATCAATGCGAATATCGGAACCTCGAAGGACAGGATCGATTACGAGGAAGAGCTGCGGAAGCTCGATGTGCTGGTGAAGTACGGCGCCGATGCGGTCATGGACCTCTCGACGGGCGGCGCCATTAAGGATCTGAGGGCGGCGCTGATCGCCCGATCGCCCGTCGCCGTCGGAACGGTCCCGATCTACGAGGCCGTGGTGAGGGCGGTGGAGCAGTACGGCAAGATCTCGAAGCTCTCTGCCGACGACCTGTTCGAGGTGATCGAAGACCACGCACGTGCGGGAGTCGACTTCGTTACGGTCCATTGCGGCATTACCCAGAGGGCGATCGCGCGCCTCCGCGAGGACCGCCGCATTCTCGATGTGGTGAGCAGGGGAGGGGCCTTTCTCCTCGAATGGATGATTTACAACGACAGGGAGAACCCTCTCTATGAGCAGTACGACCGGCTCCTCGAGATGTCGAGGAAGTATGACCTGACGCTGAGTCTCGGCGACGGGTTCAGGCCCGGCTGTCTTGCCGATGCAACGGACCGCAGCCAGCTGGAAGAGCTCCTGACCCTCGGAGAGCTGAGAGACCGGGCGCTCGCGGCGGGAGTCCAGACCATCATCGAAGGTCCTGGCCATGTGCCGTTGAACCAGGTGGAGCTGAATATCAAGATGCAAAAGGAAATCTGCAAAGGCGCTCCCTTCTATGTCCTCGGCCCCCTGGTGACCGATATCGCCATGGGATACGACCATATCGCCGCCGCTATCGGCGGCGCCATCGCCGGTGCTGCCGGCGCCGACTTCCTCTGTTATGTGACGCCTGCCGAGCATATCAAGCTGCCCGACCTGGAGGATGTGCGGGAGGGGGTCATCGCTTCGAAGATCGCGGCGCATGCCGCCGATATAGCAAAGGGCGTTCCGGGTGCGATCGAGAAGGACCGGAAGATGGCGCGCTGCCGGAAACATCTCGATTGGGAGGGGCAGATAGCGCTCAGTCTCAATCCCGACAAAGTGAGGGAGTGGCGGAACCTCGTGCCGCCCCGGGAGAAAGAGGTCTGCAGCATGTGCGGCGAGTTCTGTGCCATCAAGACGGTGGAGCGGGCATTGCAGGGGAAATAG
- a CDS encoding HD domain-containing protein: MDVMELIQRYYPPGSKAYSLLVHHSRLVAGKALRVAERMKEYAPDLEFIEEAAMLHDIGIFLTDAPKLGCYGSNPYIAHGYLGRALLEEEGLPRHALVCERHVGTGLTVEDIDQHRLPLPRREMLPLTLEERIICFADKFYSKREESLSDEKPLEEVRASIAQYGDAQLRRFDEWVIFFREPR, translated from the coding sequence ATGGATGTAATGGAGCTCATACAACGTTATTATCCCCCGGGCTCGAAGGCGTACTCTCTTCTCGTTCACCACAGCAGGCTCGTTGCCGGCAAGGCGCTCAGGGTCGCGGAGCGGATGAAGGAGTATGCCCCCGATCTGGAGTTCATCGAGGAAGCGGCCATGCTGCATGACATAGGCATCTTCCTGACCGACGCTCCGAAGCTCGGCTGCTACGGATCGAATCCGTATATTGCCCACGGATACCTCGGCCGGGCCCTGCTCGAAGAGGAGGGCCTTCCCCGGCATGCCCTCGTCTGCGAGCGCCATGTGGGCACAGGACTGACAGTCGAGGATATCGACCAGCACCGCTTACCCCTGCCCAGGAGAGAGATGCTTCCGCTTACCCTTGAAGAAAGGATCATCTGCTTTGCCGACAAGTTTTACTCGAAGAGAGAGGAGAGCCTCAGCGACGAGAAGCCGCTGGAGGAGGTGCGCGCCTCTATCGCTCAGTACGGCGACGCCCAGCTGAGGCGGTTCGACGAGTGGGTCATCTTTTTTAGAGAGCCCCGGTAA
- a CDS encoding adenosylcobalamin-dependent ribonucleoside-diphosphate reductase, translating to MELSENAMKILQARYLLKDEHARVVETPEQMFRRVARSVADAEMRYSDDARYWEERYYELMTSMKFLPNSPALMNAGKDLGQLAACFVLPVEDSMVSIFDTLKNAAMILQSGGGTGFSFSHLRPKADVVHSTGGVASGPVSFIKIYNTATDVIKQGGARRGANMGILRVDHPDILEFIRVKRDSRELTNFNISVSVTDAFMEALKRDEDYDLINPRSGEPAGRLRARLVFDEIAQSAWETGDPGLIFIDRINRANPTPHIGRFESTNPCGEQPLLPYEACVLGSMNLSRYVARGDILFDALAQDVKTAVRFLDDAIEVNHYPLPAIERMHKGNRKIGLGVMGWADMLILLGIPYNQKKAFALARRIMKFIRDAAREASVELAEKRGVFPNFKGSLYDAPGMPRVRNATTTTVAPTGTIATIAGCSSGIEPLFAIAYKRFVINTELHEVNKYFVAVAKERGFYSEELMHKVMKAGHLRGIKEVPAEVKRLFRTALEIPYEDHVEMQVAFQEYTDNAVSKTINLPHKAKREDVERAYLLAYEKGAKGITVFRYGARKGTLVRFADAD from the coding sequence ATGGAATTATCTGAAAATGCGATGAAAATACTGCAGGCGCGCTATCTCCTCAAGGATGAGCACGCCCGTGTCGTCGAGACGCCCGAGCAGATGTTCAGGCGCGTTGCCCGGAGTGTCGCGGACGCGGAAATGCGCTACAGCGACGATGCGCGGTATTGGGAAGAGCGCTATTACGAGCTGATGACCTCAATGAAATTTCTCCCCAATTCTCCGGCGCTGATGAATGCGGGCAAGGACCTGGGACAGCTCGCCGCATGCTTCGTTCTCCCTGTCGAGGATTCGATGGTGAGCATCTTCGATACCCTGAAGAATGCCGCGATGATCCTCCAGAGCGGCGGCGGGACGGGCTTCTCGTTCTCCCATCTGAGGCCCAAGGCCGATGTCGTCCATTCGACCGGCGGGGTTGCGAGCGGTCCTGTCTCGTTCATAAAGATTTACAATACCGCCACCGATGTCATCAAGCAGGGAGGCGCCCGTCGCGGCGCGAACATGGGCATTCTCAGGGTAGACCATCCCGATATCCTGGAGTTCATAAGGGTCAAGCGTGACAGCAGAGAGCTGACCAACTTCAATATTTCGGTCTCGGTCACCGACGCCTTCATGGAGGCCCTCAAGCGGGACGAGGACTATGACCTGATCAACCCGCGCTCCGGCGAGCCTGCCGGCAGGCTCAGGGCGCGCCTCGTCTTCGACGAGATCGCGCAGAGCGCCTGGGAGACCGGGGACCCCGGCCTCATATTCATCGACAGGATCAACAGGGCCAACCCGACGCCCCATATCGGCCGGTTCGAGAGCACCAACCCCTGCGGCGAGCAGCCGCTCCTGCCCTATGAGGCGTGCGTGCTCGGATCGATGAATCTATCGCGATATGTGGCCCGGGGAGATATCCTTTTCGATGCCCTCGCGCAGGATGTGAAGACAGCGGTGCGGTTCCTCGACGATGCCATAGAGGTCAACCATTATCCGCTCCCCGCCATCGAGCGCATGCATAAAGGCAACCGCAAGATAGGGCTCGGCGTGATGGGCTGGGCGGATATGCTCATCCTCCTCGGCATTCCCTATAACCAGAAGAAGGCGTTCGCGCTCGCCCGGAGGATCATGAAATTCATCCGCGATGCGGCACGCGAGGCATCGGTCGAGCTGGCCGAGAAGCGGGGGGTCTTTCCCAATTTCAAGGGCTCCCTTTACGATGCGCCCGGTATGCCCAGAGTGAGGAACGCGACCACGACGACCGTAGCGCCCACCGGCACCATCGCTACGATCGCCGGCTGTTCGAGCGGCATCGAGCCGCTCTTTGCCATTGCCTACAAGCGATTCGTGATCAACACGGAGCTGCACGAGGTGAACAAATACTTCGTCGCCGTCGCAAAGGAACGCGGCTTTTATTCCGAAGAGCTCATGCACAAGGTCATGAAGGCGGGGCACCTGAGAGGAATCAAAGAGGTACCGGCGGAGGTGAAGAGGCTCTTCAGGACGGCACTCGAGATCCCCTACGAAGACCACGTCGAGATGCAGGTGGCGTTCCAGGAATATACCGACAACGCGGTCTCGAAGACGATCAATCTCCCCCACAAAGCAAAAAGGGAGGATGTGGAGCGGGCCTATCTTCTCGCCTATGAGAAGGGCGCGAAAGGCATTACCGTCTTTCGTTACGGCGCCCGGAAGGGCACCCTGGTCAGGTTCGCGGACGCTGATTGA